acattacatggcaatgcatgctggaggaggagaggggtgcacattacatgggactgcaggctggaggaggagaggggtgtacattacatgggactgcaggctggggtAGAGAGGGGTGTACCTTACATGGGGCTGAGGGAAGGGGAGAggagtgtacattacatgggactgcaggctggggtAGAGAGGGGTGTACCTTACATGGGGCTGAGGgaaggggagaggggtgtacattaaatgggactggagggggagaggggtgtacattacatgggactgcaggctggaggaggagaggggtgtacattacatgggactgcaggctggagggggagaggggtttacattacatgggactgcaggctggaggaggagaggggtgcacattacatgggactgcaggctggagcaggagaggggtgtacattacatgggactgcaagaggaggaggagaggggtgtacattacatgggactgcaagaggaggaggagaggggtgtacattacatgggactgcaggctggagcaggagaggggtgcacattacatgggattgcaggctggaggaggagaggggtgtacattacatgggactgcaggctggaggaggcgaggggtgtacattacatgggactgctggaggaggaggagaggggtttaCATTtcatgggactgtaggaggaggaggagaggggtgcacattacatgggactgcaggaaggggagaggggtgtacattcatgggactgcacatggcgggggggacattacatgggactgcacatggcaggggggacattacatgggactgcaggaggaggagaggggtgtacattatatgggactgcaggaaggggagatgggtgtacattacatgggactgcaggctggaggaggagaggggtgcacattacatgggactgcaggctggaggaggagaggggtgtacattacatgggactgcaggctggaggaggagaggggtgtacattacatgggactgcaggctggagcaggagaggggtgcacattacatgggactgcaggctggagcaggagaggggtgtacattacatgggactgcaggctggagcaggagaggggtgcacattacatgggactgcaggctggaggaggagaggggtgtacattacatgggactggaggaggagagggtgcacattacatgggactgcaggctggaggaggcgaggggtgtacattacatgggactgctggaggaggaggagaggggtttacattacatgggactggaggaggaggagaggagtgcacattacatgggactgcaagaaggggagaggggtgtacattacatgggactgcacatggcgggggggacattacatgggactgcacatggcgggggggacattacatgggactgcacatggcgggggggacattacatgggactgcacatgacaggggggacattacatgggactgcacatggcaggGGGGACACTACATCTTTCCTGTAATCTCCTCCGGTCTCTGGatttctcttcttcctcctcaggtTCTTACAATCCAGAATCTTCTATATCGGAGAATATTCCGGAGCGACTCATCCAGGATGGAGAGAGGGGGGGACAAGATGGCGGAGAGCGTCCTGCgcctcaccctagagatcctgTACCGGctgacaggagaggtgagagccccccatatcatgtggtggtgggggatgggacatggatgtggtgatattatcccgctgtctccccataaccaggattacacattaGTGAAGAAAACGTCTAGTGAGCGCTGtccggcccctgtgtatgaagaatgggggggacccctgcgccccatcccccggcctcaccccctgatacatgaccagatcctagaactgaccatgaagatgacggagctgctgactggagaggtgacactgctgggaatgctgggacatgatccagtaatggaggctccgggggatgactgtagccattgtgtgtgtcaggttcctataaggtgtcaggatgtggccgtctatttctccatggaggagtgggagtatgtagaaggacacaaggagcgCTACCAGGAGCCGCGGAGCCTTGCATcaccaggtaatagacaggactatagacacgtgtcccctctgtattatctgtatatataatacatatagtctGTGTATGTGATCCCTACAGTCCCTCCATCCAGGGAGAGAAGatccccggagagatgtccccgtcctgcaCAGGAGGATCAGGTAGGTGGAGATGTCTCTCCCTATGAGCTGTAGACGGCTGTCACCTCCTGCTCCTCAGTATTAGATGTCTTCTCCTGGAGGATGGAGCATAGACATGACATGTGCTCTGGATCttctcctggtgtgatgagcgctGGAGATCTCCGCGGTGACCTGTAGATGGGTCATTATGTCTTTTGTCTTCTGACTATTATATTTGATTCTCAGCCTCTGAATGAGGAGACAGATGTGGAGAGTCTGGATATTGTAGCTGTAACCATAAAAGAAGAGACGTGTGTGAGTGATGAGGACTTCCCTGCAGATAACCCTACAGGTGAGTGGTCACCGCTCTCAGAGGACCATCACTGTCGCTCAGCATGGTTGGCCTCCTGCGCTATGTGACTTTTGGGCTGTTTTACCCCTCCTGCCATCCTCTGGGGTTATTATGAGCTCCCCTGGTCCTCCCGGGCTGCTGAGATTCTTGTCTAGGAGTTGCTGCTCTCCATACATATCCGTGCTCCAGTCTCGTGTTCTGGAAATCCAGACCTGCCACATAACACTGGGAGATGCTTAGGCAGCGAGCAGGCAAAATAGATGAAGTAGAGGTAGGTACTTCCTACTCGAGGAGCTCTCTTTCTGGTGCCACACTTTAAGTACCTGAAACCATAAGAAATCCTGCGATGTGAATCTTCATATATTAGGGCTGTATTTAGGGTATTGTTAGGGATATTTATCAGGCGAGGGTCTCCCCTCTCTAGTAGTTGTAGAGTGAATTATAAATTGGTGATAGATCCGGTACTCCGGTTCTGGGATGAGCGCAATATCAGAATACCCAGACTCCAGTATCTTGTAGAAACATCTCATCCTTTATCAGTCATTTGTCGCTCTTCTATACGTGGCCGAGCTCCTCAGTATCTGGGTGACAGGACGGGGCGATACTTCCTTATCCCAGTATCCGGAGGGGATGTTCTGGCTTATACTTTATCAGGGACCTCGTGGTGCTCATCTTGTCCTGACTTTCATTGAATTGGTGATAACTTGGGAAACCCTGCAGAAGATGGCTGTGGCGGTTCTGGTATCTCCCGGTCTTAATCCCCCGCCGGCTTCTCCCTTCCTATAGAGTTGCTGCACAAGTCTGGAAACTGAGGAGATTGGGGTTTGGGATATCCCGGGCAAAACCCCGCTCTGGGAGATTGAGGGTTAGATGTCAGATGTCCGTGCTGCCCGATTCTCACTTCTGGAAAGATCATGGTATAAGAACCTTGTCACATCCTGATATAACAGTAAAACGCTCCAGGATGGCTATAATGTACCATGTACTAGCGTCTATAGATGTCCTCTATAGGCAGGAGGTGGCCGTAGGTTGCACAGGCCACAGAGTGATAATACTCtgcatttttgaggagtatttatgGCCAAGGACGAGTACAAATGGGTTCTGACCTAATGGACCCATCACATATcaattgtatctggttctgtTCTGGAGCAAAAGACTGAATGTAGGAGATTTTGATCAGGATCATCTGTACCACTAATCCACCATGTGACATGGCCCTAAGGCCTGGTTCACACACAGTATTTGCATTTTAATTGCACACACTATTCAAGTACAGTAGGGAAGATTTTCTGATCGCTGCTGAAATGTCACAATATCATTTTTAAATGTAAAGCAATTGGTCTGGTTCCGGATCACAGGAGTCACAATTCAAGCGCAGTGTGTGAAGCCGTCTGTGAAGGATAATGTGATGTTTCGGACCCCTGAGGGGTACTCAAGGTCAATTAATTGTCTtttttagacactcccagaacgcacgggttctgagaggcgcaggagtgaattagagttgtccacacaatgtccggatatggcacaacaataaatcacaatcctgaatggctataagaccctCTCCACTAGCCTCACTGAAACAGAATcttatcaacccaattaagctgccaccagCTTGCccttaatataagcccggtccttaATGGGATTTTATTGGTTGAGGAACAAACCCGGCAGCATGTATATAACTGAGACATGGACGTTGGGGTTTGTGGAGTTAAAAGAGCAACAcaagttaaattttatattaaatTGTCTTAATGGCccactagacaaacagtacacacaatggagatatatatgtattatacacacagagtACAAAGTACACGGGTAGGACTGCAAGTATCAAAATGCAGTTAccttgtgtgggcctaatggaaacTGATAGGCCACACTTAAAGATCCTTCCTGCGGTTGTGATGGTGAATAGTTTTCCAAGGCAAAGACACTGGGTCTCAGCATAGCAAAGCATAGCAtcagggttctggtctcattggatccgggtgaatccctggatgaCATTGATACCAGACATGAACCATTTGCTATGGTTCCATTTAGAGATATTTGTATTTCTGTGTCCAAGACAGCTAGAAATTAGTGGGTTTAGAGTTATACCATTCCCTGGTAATACCGGATCCAAACATGTATTTTCCCTTTGGccgagatggaccataactccataaccaaCATATTGGGCTGAGATTTTATGACACTTTGTCTCTGGTTTAAAAAATGGAGGAAAGCTCCTGAAGCCTCTGCAGCAGTCGGTGCCCTGGAGTCTCCGGAAACTCCTTTGAGGCTCTGCCTCCCGGAGTGATGGGTAACTCTAGGTAGTTCAGGCAAATCAAGACGAGGCTATGGGAAAGTAAGGGATATGAATGGCTTGATGAACATCTGGTAGTGAATCCCCCTTATACATATATGTTCATCACACTGACCTTGGGGCTAGTTTACATGGTGGTACAGATTTTTCTGATCAAAATCACCTCGTTCAGGCAACATCCAGCCCAATTGCTGACGACCAGAACTTACCTGACATTGAGTGTGCAGACCCGAATCTCGCTCCTCATGGTAACCCTTATGATCTCCAGATAGCAGGCCTGTGAGGAGGAATGGCTGCATTATCTCCAAATATCCCTCAGGGAGGTTTTATTCTTGTCCAGGAAGGCCATCACCATTCCATGGTTGGACGGACTCTGTCAAAGTGGAGGAACATGGTGATTACTGTAACCCTTACGTACATATTGTTTATAAAAATAGAGGACACCCGGATAAATTCTATAAGGTTTGGGTGTCACAGTCGCCTTGTTTTCTGTCACTGGACTCCAGGTCTGTCCGGCTGCAGTTCTCTCCAGAGCAGAAGGTGATCCCTCTGATACTTCTTTGACCCTTTCCTTTTACTTTATTTGCAACTCAACCCGCAACTAGTATCTGTATCCTGAGGTTTGCCGTCTGTCTGATCTCGCACTTTAACCCCCAGTACAGAAATCTGGAGGTCACTGCCGGGAGACCCTTAGACGCCTCCTCATGGAGCAGTTTCCAGGCAGCGACCACTGATCCGACTGCACCAAAGTcaccagcgcctcctgctggagggacACGATCCATCCCGCGACACCACAAAAGGAAGCAGTGGAGCTCAGAACCTTCTGCTCAGGCTCCTTCCTGTAAATGTCCCACACAGACATGAGAGATAAAGTTGAAgagtttcttaaccccttaacgccgaagccacttttcaccttcctgacacggcccattttttcatatctgctctgtgtcactataagtggttataactttggaacacttttacatatccaagtgatttaaaaattgttttctcgtgacacattgtacttcatgttagttgaaaaattttggtggaatgttttgcatttatttatgagaaaatcagatatttggtgaaaattgggaaaaattctcaattttcaaacttcaaaatgttctactttttccacatatagttataacagcaaaaaaacgtaataactatcATTCACCGAATGTGTACTtcatggacatggttttttatgcatactcttatttttgtaggatgttatggggctttgaacgtcaggtgcgatttttcacattttcataaaaaacgcaaaatcctgctattgagggacctgctcaggtttcaaatcactttgagaggcctaaataaaagtaaaaccccataaattaccccattatagaaactacacccctcaacgtacgtaaaacatcCTCTTCAgctcccagaagaggatcggagccacgcccccctccccccggtaagcgccaacTGCGGCGTGTTAggagttaacacccgcgatcgggaaTGGacttcccgcgatgcagtactattatgtcaaatgtcgggaaggggttaaagacccatCGCTTCTGTAGGCAGGGAACAGTGTAGAGACAAGGCCAGCATGGGGCAGATGTGGTCAGATGGGTCTAGAAGTCTGAGGTCTAATGATGGACGGCAATGTCTTCTCTCCTTTGAGTTGCTTAACAATTTACCTACAAGTCTTCCACATTGTATTTATTTCTACATGTAAATGTTGTAAGACATCAATTACTTGttttacatttatattatttttggcTTTGGCAGATGACGGCTccaggagctcagaggaacatctgatgtcTTCTGTCTGGAATGATCCTGGTACCTCACAAGATACATATGAAGCACAGACCATGACCCCGGATATACCCCCAGCCCCTCACAGGGAAGACCCCTCATCTTCAGATTCATCATGGATGGAGAAGGAACAGGAAACTCAAGGAATGGATCGAGGATCTCACCCAGGGGAGAAGAAATATCAATGTTCAGTATGCAGCAAATCATTTAACAGGAGCGCAGAACTTGATCaacatctgagaattcacacgggggagaagccattctcatgctcTGAATGTGGAAAACGGTTTACTAGGAAATTCattcttgttatacatcagagaagtcacacgggggagaagccatattcatgtttggaatgtgggaaaagttttcgtGCAAAATCGGAGCTAGTAAGACATCAGAAggttcacacgggagagaagcctttttcgtgttcagaatgtgggaaatgttatactcAGAAATGGGATCTCAATCAACATCaaaaaactcacacaggggagaagccattttcatgttctaaaTGTGGAAAACATTTTACTAGGAAGTCGTATCTTGTTTCACACGAGAGAGTTCACGTAGAGGAGAAGCCGTATTCCTGCTCgtattgtgggaaatgttttgccagTAAATCCTACCTTGTTATACACCAGAAatttcacacgggggagaagaaatattcatgttcagaatgtggcaaatgttttatccaGAAATCAGAATTAGATACtcatctgagaattcacacaggagagaagccattctcctgttcagaatgtgggaagtgTTTCCACCAGAAATCACAATTGGATACACATGTGAGacgtcacacgggggagaagccgttttcatgcttGGAATGTGGCAAGTGTTTTAACCAAAAATCACAATTGGATACACATtggagaattcacacgggagagaagccattcgCATGTCCaagatgtggtaaatgttttgccCGGAAATCAAGTCtcgttatacatcagagaattcacacaggggagaagccattttcatgttcagaatgtgacaaaagCTTCACTAACAAATCTGCTCTCGTTGAACATCAAATAACTCACAGAGGGAAAACATTTTCATGCTACGAATGTGGAAAAGATTTCGCAAAGAAATCagttcttgttaaacatcagaaaattcacacaaggGAGAAGCCCTTCTCGTGCTCcgaatgtgggaaaggttttacCTCTAGGTCAAGTCTTGTTCAACATCAGGAAACCCACACAGGACAGTCGCTATTTTCTAGTTTTAATTAGTTTACGGAAAAAATTAGTTTCGGCCTGTGAGACATTGGAGTGTGAGGGCCAGATATGTGCTGATGACTCGGGGTTATGGAAaccaccgctgtgtgtatgagcccatagaaatacacaggGCCGTCTGCTCTCCCGAGAATCCACCACTAAATGATCGTTTCCTGCGCATGAGAAATGATGAGTCCAAAATCTACAATCGCCAATAAACCTCTGCGATCCAAAAAGTGAGGACTCCGATATCAGCCGTGTGCACGGAGGACCTCACAGTAATAGACAGAACAGTCTAAAATCTTGTTACATTTTCTTATTAAATGTTCTCTCCTTGTGTTAGTTTCTTTCTTTATTCTTTACATGGTACCTAGACCATATCCCTCCACCAAGGCACCCAAGACTGCACACCTCCACCGAGGAGCTCTAGTCCCTATCCCTCCGCCGAGGCGCCCTAGAACACACACCTCCATCAAGGACCCCTCGTCTTTATCCCTCCGCAGAGGCGCCCTAGACCGCACACCTCGACTGAGGCCCTTATACCATATCCCTCCGCCGAGGCGCCCTAGAACGCACACCTCGACTGAGGCCCTTATACCATATCCCTCCGCCAAGGCGCCCTAGAACGCACACCTCAACTGAGGCCGTTAAGCCGTATCCCTCCGCTGAGACACCCTAGAACGCACACCTCGGCTGTGGCCCTTATGCCGTATCCCTCTTCCAAGGTGCCTTagaacgcacacctcagctgagGAACTTATACCGTATCCATCTGCCAAGGCGCCCTAGATCGCACAGCTCCTTCAATGctttctagagcagtgattttcaacctgtgtgccgcgacacaaggttgagtgtgccgcggggaaagttccccgaactacactgcccctgtgtagagctgccccgtatttctgcgcccatacttacctccaagccccgcgtcggcaatccgcccgtcttctgtagctcctgcaccgtgcGGCCCATGTCaggtgactgacgcgacctgacgtcaggtcacgtaagtcacgtgaccagaggcgcgcgatgcaggagctacagaaggtgggcggatcgccattagcaGTGACGGTACGTGGAAGAAGActtcaagggtaagtatatagggttattatttgtatagggtcttttttttttattagtaaacgtaggctggggctttttacttgttaagggaggcctttagggccttttaattagaaaagggaggcctctggggccttttaattagtaagggaggcctctagggccttttaattagtaagggaggcctctagggccttttaattagtaaaggggggccgctacgggctcttaattagtaaagggaggcctctaggggctcttaattagtaaaggcagggcgctagggtctcttaattagtaaagggaggccgctaggggctcttaattagtaaagggaggccgctaggggctcttaattagtaaagggaggccgctaggggctcttaattagtaaagggaggcagctacggcctttttattagtaaagggaggccgctacgggctcttaattagtaaagggaggccgctagggtcttttaattagtaaagggaggccggtagggtcttttaattagtaaagggaggccgctacgggctcttaattagtaaagggaggccgctagggtcttttaattagtaaagggaggccggtagggtcttttaattagtaaagggaggccgctagggtcttttaattagtaaagggaggcaggtagggtcttttaattagtaaagggaggccgctagggttttttattagtaaagggaggccgctaggggttttttattagtaaagggaggccgctaggggttttttattagtaaagggaggccgctaggggttttttattagtaaagggaggccgctaggggttttttattagtaaagggaggccgctaggggttttttattagtaaagggaggccgctaggggttttttattagtaaagggaggccgctaggggttttttattagtaaagggaggccgctaggggttttttattagtaaagggaggccgctaggggttttttattagtaaagggaggccgctaggggctttttattagtaaagggaggccgctaggggttttttattagtaaagggaggcagctaggggctttttattagtaaagggaggccgctaggggttttttattagtaaagggaggccttttatgactgttttagtgtaattttgtgctattttggttggtggtgtgccccaggattttctaagtataaaaagtgtgccgcggctcaaaaaaggttgaaaatcactgttctagagtGTATTCTAcatctgtgatgtcacagtaactacATTATACAGTGACTGGTATTAAACGGTCTGTATCTAGACATTTCAATATGAGGATCAGCATGGAGGGATCAGAGGCAGTGACCATTCTTTAATTTAGAGAAAAGTAGAATGTATAGAATTGTGGGAGCCTTATatgataatcccccccccccttgtggacTTTTACTCCATATATAGGGATTGTTATGCCCACACCAGCCATCAGTGTTAATTCCTTCAGTGCCTCCATCAAACGCAATGGCTtgtatgggcgccgccatcttggatctggCACCAGCCCCCACCACCCCGACATTATCAGAGGCGCCGGCTAattgctatgacagccaggaCCCTTAGGAA
The DNA window shown above is from Engystomops pustulosus chromosome 1, aEngPut4.maternal, whole genome shotgun sequence and carries:
- the LOC140114004 gene encoding LOW QUALITY PROTEIN: uncharacterized protein (The sequence of the model RefSeq protein was modified relative to this genomic sequence to represent the inferred CDS: inserted 2 bases in 1 codon), with amino-acid sequence MERGGDKMAESVLRLTLEILYRLTGEVRAPHIMWWWGMGHGCGDIIPLSPHNQDYTLVKKTSSERCPAPVYEEWGGPLRPIPRPHPLIHDQILELTMKMTELLTGEVPIRCQDVAVYFSMEEWEYVEGHKERYQEPRSLASPVPPSRERRSPERCPRPAQEDQPLNEETDVESLDIVAVTIKEETCVSDEDFPADNPTDDGSRSSEEHLMSSVWNDPGTSQDTYEAQTMTPDIPPAPHREDPSSSDSSWMEKEQETQGMDRGSHPGEKKYQCSVCSKSFNRSAELDQHLRIHTGEKPFSCSECGKRFTRKFILVIHQRSHTGEKPYSCLECGKSFRAKSELVRHQKVHTGEKPFSCSECGKCYTQKWDLNQHQKTHTGEKPFSCSKCGKHFTRKSYLVSHERVHVEEKPYSCSYCGKCFASKSYLVIHQKFHTGEKKYSCSECGKCFIQKSELDTHLRIHTGEKPFSCSECGKCFHQKSQLDTHVRRHTGEKPFSCLECGKCFNQKSQLDTHWRIHTGEKPFACPRCGKCFARKSSLVIHQRIHTGEKPFSCSECDKSFTNKSALVEHQITHRGKTFSCYECGKDFAKKSVLVKHQKIHTREKPFSCSECGKGFTSRSSLVQHQETHTGQSLFSKNRSTCCIVVLTIQNLLYRRIFRSDSSRMERGGDKMAESVLRLTLEILYRLTGEDYTLVKKTSSERCPAPVYEEWGGPLRPIPRPHPLIHDQILELTMKMTELLTGEVPIRCQDVAVYFSMEEWEYVEGHKERYQEPRSLTSPVPTSRESRSPERCPRPAQEDQLLDEEKDVDIIGAAIKEETCVSDEEECEENAPAHVPPDDYMRSSEENLIFSAFNSYRYCITEDADPSLDPIIHVSSSDLSQTLQQNDFQGRDQGSHIGEKRYQCSVFSKSIKNEEELDHHQRTHTGEKPFSCSDCGKLFTQKSYLVKHRRIHTGLKPFSCSECSKCFYRKSDLVRHLRSHTGEKPFSCSECGKCYTQKSDLLQHQKTHTGEKPFSCSECEKHFSRKSYLVTHQRTHTGEKPYSCSQCGKCFSAKSSLNTHQRFHTGVKPFSCSECGKCFTQKSNLVIHQRIHTGXKPFPCLECGKWFNHKSQFDSHQRIHTGEKPVSCVLNVGNVLPRNPMLLDIRELIEMRRQTQAHNVENVLITNLIKHQKTRM